In Subdoligranulum variabile, the genomic stretch ATGACAAATACGATTTATATTCATCAGCCGGAGAAATCGGTCAGCTTCACACGCTTACCCAACTTCCTCTTTGAAGCCCCTACATTCACGCCTTTGTCCAACGAAGCGAAACTGCTGTATGCCTTTATCCTGCGGCGAGCGGAGTTATCCCGCAAGAATGGCTGGTCGGACGAGTACGGGCGCATTTACCTGTACTATCCCATCTGTGAGGTGGTGGACTTGCTCCACTGTGGGCGGCAGAAAGCCGTCAACACCTTGCGGGAGTTACAGTATGCAGAGTTGATTGACATTAAGAAACAGGGCTGTGGAAAACCCAACTGTATTTACCCAAAATCCTATGAAGCGGTTTCAAACACCGACTTCAAGAAATCCGGTTATGGAACACCGGAGGACTGAAAACCGTACCTGACAAGTACGATAATCAATCCTCTTGGAGTACGAAAATCGGACGGTATATAGAAATACAAAGATTAAAAATATTTTATTTATATCTATTCCATTCCAATCCTATCAGAGATAATTTCGGCGGGATTTTCCCTGTGGAAAACCCCGGATAGGAAAGGAATGGGGAAAGGAGCAGAATGGCACAACACGCAATTTTGCGGTTTGAAAAGCACAAGGGCAACCCGGCAAGGCCGCTGGAATCCCATCATGAACGGCAGAAAGAACAATATGCCAGCAACCCCGACATTGACACCAGCCGAAGCAAATACAACTTCCATATCGTCAAGCCGGAGGGACGCTATTACCACTTCATTCAGAGCCGTATTGAACAGGCCGGGTGCCGCACCCGCAAGGACAGCACCCGATTTGTCGATACGCTGATAACCGCCAGCCCGGAGTTTTTCAAGGGGAAGCCCCCAAAGGAGATACAGGCATTTTTCCAGCGGGCGGCTGACTTCCTCATTGACAAAGTGGGCCGGGAAAATATCGTGTCGGCGGTGGTACACATGGACGAGAAAACACCGCACCTACATTTGGTCTTTGTTCCGCTGACAAAGGACAATCGCCTGTGTGCAAAGGAGATTATTGGGAACAGAGCCAACCTCACAAAATGGCAGGACGATTTTCACGCCTATATGGTGGAGAAATATCCCGACTTGGAGCGTGGAGAAAGTGCCAGCAAGACAGGCAGGAAGCATATCCCCACCCGTCTGTTCAAGCAGGCGGTCAATCTCTCCAAACAGGCAAGAGCCATTGAAGCCACGCTGGACGGTATTACCCCGTTCAATGCCGGAAAGAAGAAAGAGGAAGCCCTCTCCCTGCTGAAAAAGTGGTTTCCGCAGATGGAGAACTTCTCCGGGCAGCTCAAAAAATACAAGGTCACGATAAACGACCTTTTGGCGGAAAATGAACAGTTGGAAGCCAGAGCCAAAGCCAGCGAAAAAGGCAAGATGAAAGATACGATGGAACGGGCAAAGCTGAAAAGCGAACTGGACGATTTACAGCGGCTGGTTGACCGTATCCCGCCGGATATACTGGCGGAACTGAAACGGCAGCAGCGGCACACAAGGGAACGGTGATTGATGACAGAAAACATTTCACGCCGCAGCATGGCGGCACTGCACTTTGAAAATTAAATACGGAGGTACTATGGAGCATATCAGATACAAGAAAGAAACAGAAGTCGTGACTTTTCAGGGAAAGGAAATCACGCTGGAAAATCTCTCCCCGGTGTTCACGCCGGGGCAGGAAGCGGCAAAACGCCGGGAGCTGGAACAGCAGCTTTATGAGGTGTTCCGCAAGTATGCCGACAAACGGCAGAGTGAGGAAGCCGGGGCATAAGGTTTTCCGAAGCCATCGTTGATTTGCGGGGCTGCTGGCGGTATAATAAAGGTGTCAGCAGCTCCGTTTCTTTTTTAAGAAAAGGAGCGACAATATGAATAATCGAATAGACGCAATCTATGCAAGGCAATCGGTAGACAAAAAGGACAGCATTTCCATTGAAAGCCAGATTGAATTTTGCAAATACGAGTTGAAAGGCGGTAACTGCAAGGAATACACAGACAAAGGGTACAGCGGCAAGAACACAGACCGTCCGAAGTTTCAAGAACTGGTGCGGGACATCAAGCGGGGGCTGATTGCAAAGGTCGTTGTTTACAAGCTCGACCGTATCAGCCGTTCCATTCTGGACTTTGCCAACATGATGGAGCTGTTCCAACAGTACAATGTGGAGTTTGTGTCCTCTACGGAAAAGTTTGATACCTCCACCCCGATGGGGCGGGCGATGCTGAATATCTGTATCGTGTTCGCCCAGCTTGAGAGGGAAACCATACAGAAGCGGGTAACGGACGCTTACTATTCCCGCAGCCAGCGAGGCTTCAAGATGGGTGGGAAAGCCCCTTACGGCTTTCATACAGAGCCGATTAAGATGGACGGTATCAATACAAAAAAGCTGGTGGTAAATCCAGACGAAGCGGCAAATATCCGGCTGATGTTTGAGATGTACGCCCAGCCCACTACCTCCTACGGGGACATTACCCGGTACTTTGCCGAACAGGGCATTTTGTTCCATGGCAAAGAGCTGATACGCCCCACGCTGGCGCAGATGTTACGCAATCCTGTCTATGTGCAGGCAGACCTTGATGTGTACGAATTTTTCAAAAGTCAAGGGACGGTCATTGTCAATGACGCTGCCGATTTTACTGGCATGAACGGCTGCTATCTGTATCAAGGGAGGGATGTGAAGCCCAGCAAAAAGAACGACTTGAAAGACCAAATGCTGGTACTGGCTCCCCATGAGGGCATTGTCCCCTCCGACATCTGGCTGACCTGCCGCAAGAAGCTGATGAACAACATGAAAATCCAGTCTGCCCGAAAAGCCACCCACACATGGCTGGCGGGAAAAATCAAGTGCGGGAACTGCGGGTATGCCCTTATGAGTATCTTCAATCCCTCCGGCAAGCAATACCTTCGCTGTACGAAACGGCTGGATAACAAGAGTTGTCCGGGGTGCGGGAAAATCATTACTTCGGAACTGGAAGCGGTTGTTTATCAGCAGATGGTAAAGAAACTGGCAAGCTACAAGACGCTGACAGGCAGAAAGAAAGCGGCAAAGGCAAACCCGAAAATTGCAGCACTGCAAGTGGAGCTTGCCCATGTGGACAGCGAGATTGAAAAGCTGGTGGACAGTCTGACGGGTGCAAACAATGTCCTGCTCTCCTATGTGAATGTGAAGATAGCAGAACTGGACGGGCGCAAGCAGGAACTTCTGGCGAGGATAGCGGAACTGACGGTGGAAGCCATTAGCCCGGAACAGGTCAGCCAGATTTCCGGCTACCTCGACACTTGGGAGAATGTATCCTTTGACGACAAGCGGCGGGTGGTGGATTTAATGATTACCACCATAGCCGCTACAAGCGACAGCTTGAACATCATATGGAAAATCTGACGGGCGGAACCCCTCCCGTCAGATACCTACTCTGTGTAGTCCCTTGTAAACTGTACTTTCGTGTGCGATAAACTTTTCTCATCCATCTGGATCGGACCTCCTTTTACACTATCAACGCTCGTGCTATTCTCGCCCACAAACTCAGCTTGCGGTTTATCTATTAAGCAAAAAGGAGCATGGCAGGAGTCAATCTTCTGCCTGCCCCTTTTTGCTTACTTTGGCCGATATCAGATATGGTCGCTTCGGAAACCCTAACGTAGCTACGTTTTTGATTCGCCACCTATATATCTTCTTATGTTACCGCAGGAATTGTGACCACTGCGGAAGCCGTCTGATCTGCAACGGCTGTTCCGATTGCGGGCGATGTAAGGATTAGCAATGCGACCAGCCATTTTTCCGATCTTTACGCCCTGAATTCTTTACGAAGCTGGGTCTGGAACAGCCCAAAGGCGATGATGGCTGTAAGGCAATCCGAAATCGCCTGCGAAACCACAACCCCATCATAACCAGCCAGATGATAGGCCACCATCAGCACCAGAAGGAACAGAACGCCCTGACGGCTGATGGAGAGTATAAACGCACCCGTTGCCTTGCCCATTGCCTGAAAGAGAATCGTCATCAGCAGGATCAGTCCCACAAAAAGCATGGTCAGGACCTGCCACCGCAGCATGACGGTGCCATCGGCCACAATCCCCTCACTGTCCATAAAGCAGCGCATCAACAACGGTGCTGCAGCATAGATTCCGGCGGTCAACAGGATCGCCACTAAACCGATAAAACGAACGCAGAAACGAAACAGGGCGGAAAGCCGTGCCTTATCCCCTGCGCCGTAATAATATCCGAACAGCGGCTGCCCTCCAAAAGCAAATCCGGTCAAAAGCAGCAGCGCAATCATACTGATTTTCAGGACGATGCCCATGGCCGCAATTTTCTGGTTGCCATAGGGCAGCAGGAACTGGTTCATGAGCACAACACTGGCACTCTGCATCAGGTTCACGATTGCCGCCGGCACACCGATTTTGAGAATCTGGAAAACAACACCGTGTGATACCTTGCTTTTCCCAATGGCCACCGATAGGACACGACTTTTGCGCAGTACAACCACTGCAAAGAAAAGGTCGGATGTCAGATACCCGATCACCGTAGCGATAGCCGCACCGCCGGCACCCCACCCCCACACAGAAATGAAAATCGGGTCCAGAATAATATTGACTACTGCGCCCAGGATCGTGCCCGCCATGGATTCTTTGGACATTCCTTCCGAGCGCAGCAGGTTGGAATGGATGAAAGAAAGCATAATGATCGGCGCGCCGATGGCCAGGTATACAAAGTAGTCCGATGCATGGGAAAAGGTTTCCGGACTGGCACCGATCATGGCAAGCAGCGGCAGGCGGAAAAGCAGCATGAATGCACCTATGACAATTCCCACTAGGATGGTGATGTAAAAGCAAAAGGAACTGACACACCGGACGCCTTCTTCCTCCTGCTGTCCCAAAAGACGCGACACCAGAGAACTGCCGCCCTGACCGAAGATATTCCCCATCGCCATCAACAGGGTAAAAACCGGCATTCCCAGAGAAACGCCGGCCACGATATTGGTATCATTGGTCTGCGCCACGAAAAAAGTATCCGCCAGGTTGTAGATCAAAGTCACCACCATGCTGCACACCAGCGGAACAGACAGTTTCATATAGGCCTTGGCCACGTTGGTTTCCTGAAAAATCTCGTTTTCCACGCAAATCCCCCGTTTCTTTTGTACCGGATCATTGTACTCCATTTCGTTGACTTTTTCTGTGTCACATGGCACAATAGGCCATAGAAAGCAGGTGTTTCTATGGAAAAGCTGCACAGTAAAAAAGAGGTACACGCCCTGGTGGCGCAGGCTGGCATCCGCCAGTACTTTTCCACGCCGGATTTGCAATTTTTTGCCTGCCGCTATAAAAAGGGCGAAATAATCACAGCGCCGGACCAGAAGCTGGACACCATCCTGTTTGTCATTGAGGGAACCGTGCGTATCTTTGGAATCCGCCCGGATGGAACCACTTCTCCAGTGAATCAGCAAACTCCTCCAGTAATTTTAGGCGATATTGAGTTTTCGCAACAAGGTACCCGCCCCTTTTTCACCCAGGCTACCACCGATGTCCTTTGCATTGGGCTGCCTGTAAAGCCTTACGAAAAAGAACTGCACCGTGATTTGCGGTTCTTGCATGCCCTGCTGCACTCCTATGCAGAAAAGCTGCAGTTTTTTGCATTTGTAGATGCCCCAGCTGAAACATTGGAAGAGAGGGTGCTGCTGTATCTGAAAAACTTTTGCCCAAACCACGAATTTACAGGAATTGAAATGGCAGTATCCCGCTTGCGTTGCAGCAGGCGCCAGCTACAGAGGGTGCTGCAAAAGTTGTGTACAAATGGCACGATACAGAAAGTTGGGAAAGGTCATTACAAGCTGGTTGGTTCTTTCTCTCCTGAAAGCCAATAAATAGCCCCCCGGCAAAGCTGTTTTTTTCATAGGCAGATAGGTCTCTGGTATATCGGGACATGCTTCACATCTTTCTTTGCATTTTTTATATTTGCTCTTTCATGATTTGGTTGTCCTCGGCCGCAAAAGGCCGGTTGGCATCAATCTTTTTGAAATCACGATCCGAATAGTCTGGTTCCTGCAAAACGCCTCAAAGAAATCCATCCAACCCTCGTCCCCTCTCTCCAGCCACACCAGCGTGGCGAGCGTGGCAATCTGCCGGGGAAATCCCCCCGCAGGGCGCTTTCCTTCTATAGCAACGTGCGCCCTACCCCGGCCTCGGCGTGGAGCGGGTCCCTCTCTTCCAGTTGCTTGCTTAACAACATCGGGCATTTTCCCTTACATAAAATCATCTGCTTTTTAAAAAGATACTATAAAAAGCAGCTATCTGCTTGCCGGGCAGGTAGCTGCTTTATCTGTCTATGGATCACATCGTCCACAAGTCGTATAAAATAAGAGCAATTTATCCGAAGTTCCGCTTTAGTTTCTTCAGCAATAAGGAAGCCGCCGGACTGAAGACCTGATATTTCTTCCAGATGATATACATGGGGGATTCCAGTGCCGGTTCCAATGGCCGAAAGCACAAATCGCTGTCCAGCCCGGTGTAGACCAGTCCGTCAAAGCCAAGCACATAGCCAACCCCTTCCCGCACCATGACGGAGGTGTTGAACAGCAAGTCATAAGTTGCCACTACATGCAGCTTATCCTGCGTTTCCCCAAACCAACGGGGCATTTCCTCTCCCATGGCCTGCCGGGACAGGATGAGCGGGATGTCCATCAGGTCATGGAGATGAATGCAGGAGTGCTGAGCAAGGGGGCTGTCCTTACGCATAATAAGTCCCCACTGATCGGAAGCGGGAATTCGCAGAGAATTATATTTTGACGGGTCTACTTCCTGCACGATAATAGCAAAATCCAAAAGCCCCCGGTCCAGCCGCTCGTTTACAGTTTCGGTTCCGCTGCTGTAAAAGTGGTAACGGATGCGGGGGTATTCCTTTTGAAGCGACTGGATCACCTGGACAAAGGGCGTGATCCCGTTGGACTCTGCGCATCCGATATGAATATCGCCACCGTTCACTTCATCCATGGCCCGAAATTCCGCCAGGGTTTTGTCCGCCATATCCAAAAGATCCTCGGCGCGCTTGCGCAGGAGCATCCCCTCCTCGGTCAATTTTACGCTGTAATTGCTGCGGGTGAACAGCTTCTTGCCCAGCTCTTCCTCCAACTCTTTGATTTGACGCGACAAGGTAGGCTGCGAGATGTGCAGCCGCTGGGCAGCGTGGGTCACATTTTCCTCCCTTGCAACCTCCAAAAAGTAGCGCAACACTCTGATTTCCATCTCTCTGCCTCCCGTTTCCTTTATGTTTGAACCAGTATAGCACAGAGCTGATATTCGTATCAAGAATAACTGGAAACAGAAACTAAATATTTTACATCACAGCCCGGTATCTCTATAATGAAATCAGACGGTGAGAACAATGCCGTATGCGTTCCAGCCTCCCATGGGTTGTTACTGCAAAGTCTCAAAGACGCCGGATACCGTTGGCACCCGCCAAATGGGACTTGGCTTTCTGGACATTTGGATGTTCTGACCGGAACATGGAAAACACGAAGGAGGAAATCTTTTATGAATACAAAGATGCCGAAAATCGCAATGGGTGCCTGGTCCTGGGGCGCTGGTGCCGCCGGTGGGGATCAGGTATTTGGGAACCATCTGTTTGAACAGGAACTGAAGCCCGTTTTTGATAAAACGATGGAACTGGGTCTGAACCTGTGGGACACCGCCGCCGTGTACGGTGAGGGTAGCGCTCATTGCGCACGACGGTCCGATGTATTTTGCTGATAGGCGACTCCTTGTATTATAGAGTAGTAGTTATTAGAGCCCCTCTCCAAGGGCTGTGCTACACTGTAAGGGATGCTGTGGATTGGTTGGCGGCTCCTTGTATTATAGAGTAGTAGTTATTAGAGCCCCTCTCCAAGGGCTGTGCTACACTGTAAGGGATGCTGTGGATTGGTTGGCGGCTCCTACCACAAGATGGTTCACGAAAGGTTCCAACCACAGCCCCTTACAATTTTGTTAATCAGTTAAATACCGCCAGACGGTTTATGTGGAACAAGGCTACAAAAGTAAGGTGTACTGTGGATGCAGCATCACATATTTTCTCTGGAGGTATTTGTTATGGTAGTTTCTGTTGGCATTGATGTCTCAAAAAACAAGCATGATTGCTTCATTGTAAGCTCAGAGGGTGAAGTCCTGGCGGATGTTTTTACTATCCCTAACAACATGGACGGTTTTTATGCTCTACTGGAAAAAATTCGAGCTTGTACTACACCGCAGGACAAAATAAAAGTAGGGCTTGAGGCAACCGGGCATTACAGCTACAACATTCTTGGGTTTCTTCTGGACAACGGTCTGGCCACCTATGTCTTGAATCCCTTACGCACGAATCTCTACCGGAAAAGTCTCAGCCTGCGAAAGACCAAGACCGACCGTGTAGATGCTCGAACCATTGCTGCTATGCTGTTATCCGATGTGGGCCTCAAACCCTACACGAATACAGCATATCACAACGAGGAACTAAAGTCACTCACCAGATACCGTTTTGACAAGGTGAAAGAACGAGCAAAGCTGAAAAGCTCAATTTCCAGACTGGTTTGCATTCTCTTCCCTGAACTGGAGAAGCTGGTGTCCTCTCTCCATTTGGCGACT encodes the following:
- a CDS encoding replication initiator protein A; amino-acid sequence: MTNTIYIHQPEKSVSFTRLPNFLFEAPTFTPLSNEAKLLYAFILRRAELSRKNGWSDEYGRIYLYYPICEVVDLLHCGRQKAVNTLRELQYAELIDIKKQGCGKPNCIYPKSYEAVSNTDFKKSGYGTPED
- the mobV gene encoding MobV family relaxase; amino-acid sequence: MAQHAILRFEKHKGNPARPLESHHERQKEQYASNPDIDTSRSKYNFHIVKPEGRYYHFIQSRIEQAGCRTRKDSTRFVDTLITASPEFFKGKPPKEIQAFFQRAADFLIDKVGRENIVSAVVHMDEKTPHLHLVFVPLTKDNRLCAKEIIGNRANLTKWQDDFHAYMVEKYPDLERGESASKTGRKHIPTRLFKQAVNLSKQARAIEATLDGITPFNAGKKKEEALSLLKKWFPQMENFSGQLKKYKVTINDLLAENEQLEARAKASEKGKMKDTMERAKLKSELDDLQRLVDRIPPDILAELKRQQRHTRER
- a CDS encoding recombinase family protein — translated: MNNRIDAIYARQSVDKKDSISIESQIEFCKYELKGGNCKEYTDKGYSGKNTDRPKFQELVRDIKRGLIAKVVVYKLDRISRSILDFANMMELFQQYNVEFVSSTEKFDTSTPMGRAMLNICIVFAQLERETIQKRVTDAYYSRSQRGFKMGGKAPYGFHTEPIKMDGINTKKLVVNPDEAANIRLMFEMYAQPTTSYGDITRYFAEQGILFHGKELIRPTLAQMLRNPVYVQADLDVYEFFKSQGTVIVNDAADFTGMNGCYLYQGRDVKPSKKNDLKDQMLVLAPHEGIVPSDIWLTCRKKLMNNMKIQSARKATHTWLAGKIKCGNCGYALMSIFNPSGKQYLRCTKRLDNKSCPGCGKIITSELEAVVYQQMVKKLASYKTLTGRKKAAKANPKIAALQVELAHVDSEIEKLVDSLTGANNVLLSYVNVKIAELDGRKQELLARIAELTVEAISPEQVSQISGYLDTWENVSFDDKRRVVDLMITTIAATSDSLNIIWKI
- a CDS encoding MATE family efflux transporter — protein: MENEIFQETNVAKAYMKLSVPLVCSMVVTLIYNLADTFFVAQTNDTNIVAGVSLGMPVFTLLMAMGNIFGQGGSSLVSRLLGQQEEEGVRCVSSFCFYITILVGIVIGAFMLLFRLPLLAMIGASPETFSHASDYFVYLAIGAPIIMLSFIHSNLLRSEGMSKESMAGTILGAVVNIILDPIFISVWGWGAGGAAIATVIGYLTSDLFFAVVVLRKSRVLSVAIGKSKVSHGVVFQILKIGVPAAIVNLMQSASVVLMNQFLLPYGNQKIAAMGIVLKISMIALLLLTGFAFGGQPLFGYYYGAGDKARLSALFRFCVRFIGLVAILLTAGIYAAAPLLMRCFMDSEGIVADGTVMLRWQVLTMLFVGLILLMTILFQAMGKATGAFILSISRQGVLFLLVLMVAYHLAGYDGVVVSQAISDCLTAIIAFGLFQTQLRKEFRA
- a CDS encoding Crp/Fnr family transcriptional regulator, translating into MEKLHSKKEVHALVAQAGIRQYFSTPDLQFFACRYKKGEIITAPDQKLDTILFVIEGTVRIFGIRPDGTTSPVNQQTPPVILGDIEFSQQGTRPFFTQATTDVLCIGLPVKPYEKELHRDLRFLHALLHSYAEKLQFFAFVDAPAETLEERVLLYLKNFCPNHEFTGIEMAVSRLRCSRRQLQRVLQKLCTNGTIQKVGKGHYKLVGSFSPESQ
- a CDS encoding LysR family transcriptional regulator, yielding MEIRVLRYFLEVAREENVTHAAQRLHISQPTLSRQIKELEEELGKKLFTRSNYSVKLTEEGMLLRKRAEDLLDMADKTLAEFRAMDEVNGGDIHIGCAESNGITPFVQVIQSLQKEYPRIRYHFYSSGTETVNERLDRGLLDFAIIVQEVDPSKYNSLRIPASDQWGLIMRKDSPLAQHSCIHLHDLMDIPLILSRQAMGEEMPRWFGETQDKLHVVATYDLLFNTSVMVREGVGYVLGFDGLVYTGLDSDLCFRPLEPALESPMYIIWKKYQVFSPAASLLLKKLKRNFG
- a CDS encoding aldo-keto reductase family protein translates to MNTKMPKIAMGAWSWGAGAAGGDQVFGNHLFEQELKPVFDKTMELGLNLWDTAAVYGEGSAHCARRSDVFC